One Paenibacillus sp. SYP-B4298 genomic window, CCTTGAGCGGGCTTGAAGATACGCTCTAGCCATTTTTTGAATGCGTTTTAATAAGCTTGTACTCGCCGTATATATTCGACAATATCTCTCATTGACACTGACTCCCTGTCTAACTAGAATATTATTGAAAAATGTGCAAGTTCAGTGGTCTGTTCTTGCTGCCGGGGGAGGGAAGACGATGCAGACGATTCGAAAACGTTATTTCCCGGCGCTTGCGGAATTTGTTCGCAGCGGAAGTGAGGTCTCACTATTCCAGGCTACCGAGATTGGCAGACAATTACACGGAGTACACCCCGAGGAGATTATTAAGGTTCACGAAGAGACGCTCAGGGTGATTGCTGCAAATATGGAATCCGAGGAAGCGCTCAGGCTGTACAACCAATCTTTTATATTTTTGACGGAGCTGCTGGTGGCTTACCGGTTCCGGGCACAGCCCGGCGATTCAAGGGAATTCAACATGATGAAGGAGCTGCTCTACAACTCGAATCGGTCGACAGAACATGTCAAAAATAAATATGAAAATGTTCTTCAGCATATGGATAGCGGCATCGCCATTTTTGATAGCGAGGGCATGCTGTCATTTGTGAATCTGCAGATGGCCAAGCTGATGGAGGTTCCCCGCAAGACACTGCTCGGTTGCGATATTATGGGTATCGTAACACATCCTCAACTCAAGCACTCTACGAGACGAATGATAATCCAGCTCTTTAAGGAAATTGTCAGGCGCCGCCTGCGCTATTATGAAATGCAGGACAGCGGAGGTCGCCATCTGCTGATAACGGTCACATACGGCGATCAGTTGGACGGAGACTACCTGGTTAGCATCAAGGATGTATCCGAATACAAGCTCATTGAGCAGACGGCGTATCAGAATGACAAGCTGGCCATGCTCGGCAAAATCTCGGCAGCCATCGCCCATGAGATTCGCAATCCACTGACCTCGATTCGCGGCTTCATCCAACTGCTAGGCCCACATCTGATGCAGCTTGGCAAGGAGGAATATGCGCGCATTATTCTGACCGAGATTGACCGCGCCAACGAGATCATTAACGAGTTTCTTAATTCCTCCAAGCCGACGGCGCCGATGAAGCAGAGAGTGCCGATTATTTCACTGATCAAGGAGGTCGTCCTGCTAACGGAGAGCGAAGCGTTGATGAAGGGATGCACGCTCCATCTGGAGTCTTACGGTGAGCCGCTGGAGGTATCCATTGATGTCAAGCAGGTCAAGCAGGTCATATTGAACATGATGAAGAACGCGCTCGATGCCATCTCAGAGCTGGGCGAGCAACGTAAAGGGCGAATCGATCTGATCGTCCGCGAGGAGAAGCAGCATGCCGTCATTACGATCCGGGATAATGGCAAGGGGATGGATCGCAATACAATGACGCGCATGTTCGATCCGTTCTTTACGACCAAGGCGGATGGTACAGGGCTGG contains:
- a CDS encoding ATP-binding protein, yielding MQTIRKRYFPALAEFVRSGSEVSLFQATEIGRQLHGVHPEEIIKVHEETLRVIAANMESEEALRLYNQSFIFLTELLVAYRFRAQPGDSREFNMMKELLYNSNRSTEHVKNKYENVLQHMDSGIAIFDSEGMLSFVNLQMAKLMEVPRKTLLGCDIMGIVTHPQLKHSTRRMIIQLFKEIVRRRLRYYEMQDSGGRHLLITVTYGDQLDGDYLVSIKDVSEYKLIEQTAYQNDKLAMLGKISAAIAHEIRNPLTSIRGFIQLLGPHLMQLGKEEYARIILTEIDRANEIINEFLNSSKPTAPMKQRVPIISLIKEVVLLTESEALMKGCTLHLESYGEPLEVSIDVKQVKQVILNMMKNALDAISELGEQRKGRIDLIVREEKQHAVITIRDNGKGMDRNTMTRMFDPFFTTKADGTGLGLSVSYRIIRNHGGYIKLDSEMGQGTEFNIYLPSFA